In the Paramormyrops kingsleyae isolate MSU_618 chromosome 6, PKINGS_0.4, whole genome shotgun sequence genome, one interval contains:
- the LOC111834374 gene encoding DNA damage-regulated autophagy modulator protein 2-like isoform X1, translating to MWWFQEGLCALPAFLVVCSTATFMLPYVIAVMLSHVDPWLPYISDSGTQPPERCLFGIMLNISSFLGMATMYVRYKQVQVLMMREKHRVHCLNALGLALGFGSCLGMCVVANFQKSTLLFMHLLGAAMTFGLGMLYVLVESAVSYHMQPHVHSKRVFLVRLAMGLWSLASIIIMIVSSAISYSSLPAVDVILKSHWVPGMPAYTAHLVSTIAEWSVAFSFVTFFLTYIRDFQKITLRAEAELRSNHLYDSTRYNESSRLHHREESPLLAGNI from the exons ATGTGGTGGTTCCAGGAGGGACTCTGTGCACTCCCTGcattcctggtggtctgctcaACGGCCACCTTCATGTTGCCTTATGTCATAGCTGTAATGTTGAGCCACGTGGATCCCTGGTTGCCCTATATAAG TGACTCTGGCACCCAGCCTCCAGAACGCTGTTTGTTTGGGATAATGCTCAATATCTCCTCCTTCCTAG GTATGGCAACCATGTATGTGCGTTACAAACAAGTGCAGGTCCTGATGATGAGGGAGAAACACAGAGTACACTGCCTGAATGCACTCGGCCTGGCTCTGGGCTTCGGGAGCTGCCTGGGAATGTGTGTTGTTGCCAATTTCCAG AAAAGCACCCTGCTCTTCATGCACCTTCTGGGGGCTGCCATGACCTTTGGCCTGGGGATGCTGTATGTCCTGGTGGAGTCGGCAGTGTCCTACCACATGCAGCCACACGTCCACAGCAAGAGGGTGTTCCTGGTGCGCTTGGCCATGGGCCTGTGGAGCTTGGCCAGTATTATCATCA TGATTGTGTCTTCAGCCATCAGCTACAGCAGTCTGCCTGCTGTTGATGTGATCCTGAAGTCGCACTGGGTCCCTGGGATGCCT GCCTACACAGCCCACCTGGTCAGCACTATAGCTGAGTGGTCTGTCGCTTTCTCCTTTGTTACATTCTTCCTTACCTACATACGTGACTTCCAG AAAATCACACTGCGGGCAGAGGCTGAACTGAGGAGCAACCACCTGTATGACTCTACACGCTACAATGAGAGTTCCCGCTTACACCACAGAGAGGAATCCCCATTGCTGGCTGGGAATATTTGA
- the LOC111834374 gene encoding DNA damage-regulated autophagy modulator protein 2-like isoform X2 — protein MLVRGIAGGSGFAEWWISSRRCDSGTQPPERCLFGIMLNISSFLGMATMYVRYKQVQVLMMREKHRVHCLNALGLALGFGSCLGMCVVANFQKSTLLFMHLLGAAMTFGLGMLYVLVESAVSYHMQPHVHSKRVFLVRLAMGLWSLASIIIMIVSSAISYSSLPAVDVILKSHWVPGMPAYTAHLVSTIAEWSVAFSFVTFFLTYIRDFQKITLRAEAELRSNHLYDSTRYNESSRLHHREESPLLAGNI, from the exons ATGTTGGTGAGGGGAATAGCAGGAGGAAGTGGCTTTGCAGAGTGGTGGATTAGCAGCAGACGCTG TGACTCTGGCACCCAGCCTCCAGAACGCTGTTTGTTTGGGATAATGCTCAATATCTCCTCCTTCCTAG GTATGGCAACCATGTATGTGCGTTACAAACAAGTGCAGGTCCTGATGATGAGGGAGAAACACAGAGTACACTGCCTGAATGCACTCGGCCTGGCTCTGGGCTTCGGGAGCTGCCTGGGAATGTGTGTTGTTGCCAATTTCCAG AAAAGCACCCTGCTCTTCATGCACCTTCTGGGGGCTGCCATGACCTTTGGCCTGGGGATGCTGTATGTCCTGGTGGAGTCGGCAGTGTCCTACCACATGCAGCCACACGTCCACAGCAAGAGGGTGTTCCTGGTGCGCTTGGCCATGGGCCTGTGGAGCTTGGCCAGTATTATCATCA TGATTGTGTCTTCAGCCATCAGCTACAGCAGTCTGCCTGCTGTTGATGTGATCCTGAAGTCGCACTGGGTCCCTGGGATGCCT GCCTACACAGCCCACCTGGTCAGCACTATAGCTGAGTGGTCTGTCGCTTTCTCCTTTGTTACATTCTTCCTTACCTACATACGTGACTTCCAG AAAATCACACTGCGGGCAGAGGCTGAACTGAGGAGCAACCACCTGTATGACTCTACACGCTACAATGAGAGTTCCCGCTTACACCACAGAGAGGAATCCCCATTGCTGGCTGGGAATATTTGA
- the LOC111834374 gene encoding DNA damage-regulated autophagy modulator protein 2-like isoform X3 yields MKSLWLAGKSDSGTQPPERCLFGIMLNISSFLGMATMYVRYKQVQVLMMREKHRVHCLNALGLALGFGSCLGMCVVANFQKSTLLFMHLLGAAMTFGLGMLYVLVESAVSYHMQPHVHSKRVFLVRLAMGLWSLASIIIMIVSSAISYSSLPAVDVILKSHWVPGMPAYTAHLVSTIAEWSVAFSFVTFFLTYIRDFQKITLRAEAELRSNHLYDSTRYNESSRLHHREESPLLAGNI; encoded by the exons ATGAAGAGCCTTTGGTTAGCTGGAAAGAG TGACTCTGGCACCCAGCCTCCAGAACGCTGTTTGTTTGGGATAATGCTCAATATCTCCTCCTTCCTAG GTATGGCAACCATGTATGTGCGTTACAAACAAGTGCAGGTCCTGATGATGAGGGAGAAACACAGAGTACACTGCCTGAATGCACTCGGCCTGGCTCTGGGCTTCGGGAGCTGCCTGGGAATGTGTGTTGTTGCCAATTTCCAG AAAAGCACCCTGCTCTTCATGCACCTTCTGGGGGCTGCCATGACCTTTGGCCTGGGGATGCTGTATGTCCTGGTGGAGTCGGCAGTGTCCTACCACATGCAGCCACACGTCCACAGCAAGAGGGTGTTCCTGGTGCGCTTGGCCATGGGCCTGTGGAGCTTGGCCAGTATTATCATCA TGATTGTGTCTTCAGCCATCAGCTACAGCAGTCTGCCTGCTGTTGATGTGATCCTGAAGTCGCACTGGGTCCCTGGGATGCCT GCCTACACAGCCCACCTGGTCAGCACTATAGCTGAGTGGTCTGTCGCTTTCTCCTTTGTTACATTCTTCCTTACCTACATACGTGACTTCCAG AAAATCACACTGCGGGCAGAGGCTGAACTGAGGAGCAACCACCTGTATGACTCTACACGCTACAATGAGAGTTCCCGCTTACACCACAGAGAGGAATCCCCATTGCTGGCTGGGAATATTTGA